TGGCGGCGATCGGTGCAAAGACCGCACATCGATTGCACGAGCTCGGTTTGATCGCCGATCTGACGTCCGAGCACTCGACGAGCGAGGACGTCGCGCGCGATCTCCTCGCACGAACCGCTCCCGGCGACCGCGTCCTCATCTATGCCGCGCAGGAAGGGCGTGACGTGGTGCGCAGCGTCCTCGAGGAGAACGGCCGCCTTCCCGTCGCCGTCGCTGCCTACAAGACGGCGTTCGTCAACGATCCGGAGTTTGCGTCGAAGGTCGCGCGCGCCGACGTGCTCACCTTCACGAGCCCAAGCACGGTGCGCGGATTCGCGGCTCTCCTCGGCGGTAGCGCGGCGGCCGCCGAGGCCGCACGCGACAAGATCGTAGCGTGTATCGGACCCGTTACCGCGGACGAAGCGCGCGGCATCGGCTTGCACGTCGACGCAACCCCGCACGCGTTTAGCGCCGAGGACATGCTCGCTGCGATCGCGTCTCGCCTCACGACGCCGGCATGACGCAAATCGCTCTCGCCGCGGTCGCTTCGTTCGCGATCGCCTCCCTCGCCTACGCCTTTCGCGCGCTCTCTCCGAGCGGCGCCGTCGCCGCGTTCGCGATAGGAACGATCGTCTTTGCCATCGGCGGATGGCCGGCAGCAGCAGTGCTGCTCGCGTTTTTCATCAGCGCGTCACTGCTCTCGCGCATCGGCGTGCGCCGTAAACGCGGGCTCGTCGACTGGGGCAAACAGGGGGCGCGCGACGCGCGGCAGGTCCTCGCGAACGGAGGCGTCGCCGCAGCGTGCCTGGCGCTCTCGCCGTTCCTCGCCGCGCCATTGCTTCTCGCCTTCGCCGCCGCACTTGCGGCAGCAACCGCGGATACGTGGGCGACGGAGATCGGAACGCTCGCGCGGCGAGCGCGCAGCGTGCTGACGTTTCGGCCGATCTCGAGCGGAATCTCAGGAGGCGTCTCCGTTCCGGGAACGATCGCGCAGCTCGGCGGCGCCGCCTTCGTCGCATATGTCGGATACGCGGTACACCTCACACCCTTCTGGCCGGTCGCGATCGCGGGCGTGGTGGGAAGCCTCTTCGACTCGGTCCTCGGCGGGAGCGTACAGGCGTTACGGTGGTGCCCGGCGTGCGCGCGCCCGTGCGAAACGAACCCGCACGTGTGCGGAACGCCGACGACGATGTTTCGTGGCTTGTCTTGGGTCGACAATGACGCGGTGAACTTCCTCTCGACGCTCGTCGGAGCCGGCGTCGCGGTGCTCGTCGCGCGGCATTGGCCGAGCCTATGGTAAGCCGAACTTGCCGATTTCCGGCCCCCAGCAGTCCCAACCCGGAGAGACCTCGCGCGCGAAAAGTTCTATCCGGGTGCGGTCACCACAGAGTTGCCCGATGAGGCTCCGGAAGACAGCGGGCTTCCGGCTATGCTCCGCCCGCGGTTCGAGGACGACTTGCCCCTGGCGAAGATCGAGGAGTGGAAAGGGGCGACCGGCAGGCATGGTTGTCGCAGCCAGTACGAACTCCGTCGTCGGTTTCGTAAAAGTTGGCGGAATGCCCTGACCGCGTATGATCTTCCCCTGCCGGTTTGCCTTGACCCACACGTAGGCAACGCCACGATAGTGGAGTCCCCAACGCGCGATAAGATCGACGGCAAAGTTCAATCGCGGTCCGGTCGCCCACAGAAATAGCGCGGCTCTTTTCGACATGATCGATCGAAGAGGCAGCGCGGCCAATGCCTCTTGCGTCATAAGAGGGTAGTGCTTTGCCGCGGCGGCATCTTTTATCTGGCTGCCGTAGTAAAACCACGGCGGATCCGCATAGACGATGTCATACGTGCGGTCCGGGAAGGGCGGAAGCTTGTCATGGGATTCGGCAACGTTCCGCTTCGCCAATCTCGTGAGATGCTTCCGATTCTTGTTAGGCGGCGCGCACGCAGCGCCATCCTTCTTGCGCGCCATCCTGCTACGTCCGAGGTCGCTCAGCTTACAAAACGAATCGCCGGGTAGTGGAAAGCGCGCCCGTTCGATGCGGCGATCGCTCCGAGCACGCAGGCAATAACGTTGGCGACCACAGCGACGAGCAGCACCGCGATCCATGCGAAGAGCCAGAACAAGAACGCGAAGGGAGGGCCGGCGCTTTCGATACGATTTCCTTCCGCGACGAGCGCGATGACCGCTCCGCCGCATGACGCGAAGGCCAGCACGATGCCGAGGATCATGCCCAGCGTAAACGTGATCTGAAAATTCAGCGATGCGCGGGCGTGCTGTAACGCGAACGGCCAATGCTGGTCTCTGGCTTTGAGATACACGAGCAGGGGCGCGACGATGTTAGCGAACGGGATGTGTGAAAGCAAGAAGAGGCCGGCGAGGTTCGCGAACATCGCCCAGTTCCGTTCGTCGGCCGTCAATGCATCGCTCAACGCACGTACTTCTTGTGCACGTAGCCGATGATCGCATCGTCGTCGTCGGCGATCTTCACGTCGCCGTCGACCATCGATGGAATCCCGGTCGTGCCGAAGGTCTCTTGCAGGAGCGTGCGCTCGGAGTGATCGCGCGGAACGTTCACGATCGTGTAGTCGAGCAAGAGATCGGTCATGGCCGATCGCACGCGCGCGCAGTAGGGGCACCATTCGGCTTGATAGAGCACGATATCCGTTTTCGTCATAGGATGGATTTCCCCAGTCCCGAGCAGACGAGGCCCACGGCGAGCGACGCCGTCTGGTTCGATCGGTCGAGGATGGGGTTGATCTCGACCATTTCCATGGAGCCCAGACGGCCGGTCTCTGCGAGCATCTCCATCGCCAAGTGACCTTCGCGATAACTCAGGCCGCCTTTGACGGGCGTGCCGGTTCCGGGCGCCTCGCTCGGATCGATGCCGTCCAAATCGAACGAAACGTGCATGGGACGGTCATCCGCGCCCGCGATGCGCAACGCCTCCTCCATGACGCGCGCCATTCCGAAGCGATCGACCTCGGTCATGGAGAACGCGCGAATGCCGCGCTCGCGCAGGATGCGCTTCTCCGCTTCGTCGACGTCCCGCAAGCCGATGAGCACCGTTTGCTCGGCACGCGCGTCACCGCGCTCCAGCGCGAACCAGAGCGGCATTCCGTGCACGTTTCCGGTGCGAGAGCTATCCGGGCTGTTGATGTCCGCGTGCGCGTCGATCCAGATGAGCCCGGCAGGGCGCTCGTAGGCCGCGCGCAGACCGGCAAGCGTCCCCATCGCGATCGAATGATCTCCCCCGAGCACCACCGGCAGGCCTCCGTCGCGCACGACGCGCTCGACGACCCCGGCAAGGCGCCCGCACACCTCGTCGATGACGTCGTAATACCGCACCTGCTGATCGCCGCTCTGCATCGCCTCGCGGATCGGCACGTAGAGGTTGCCGTGGTCCACGACGCGCTGTATTCCAAGCGCGGTGAGCCGGTCGTGAAGGCGCGCGTAGCGAACGGCGGACGGCCCCATATCGACGCCGCGCCTGCTCGCTCCGAGATCCATCGGCACGCCGACGACGTCGACGCGATTCACAATCCGTCGACCGCTCGCGACGGCCACAGCACTTTGATCGCCCGTGCAAAGGCGGCCGAGCCCCAGCGCAGCGGCACGCGTACGGGCATCCAGCGGCGGCCGAGATACCCGTCGTCGAGGTCGATGACGAAGAGAAAGGGCGCCTGCCGGCGCACGAGCGCGTCGCTCCAGATGCGCGCGGCGCGAACGCCTTCGGGCGAGCGCGCCTGCAGAGCCGCGAGAACGTCGCCGTCGGCCGGCGCGTTCGAGACGATTCGTGCGAACTCGCGATGCCCTATCCGGAGCTCTCGCAACAGCGCGCGATCCATCGGGCTCTGGCCGTAGAAGTAGTCGCCCAGCTTGCCGTCGATCGCCGCCCGCGCCTTGTCGATGAGCCTTGGCAGCCAGCGAATCTGACCGAGCGACTCACTCCAGCGGCGCGGCGGGCCGCGGCGCAGATCTGGCACGCTCATGCAACGCGGTTACTCTCCCCTGCCCCATTCTCCCGCAGGCGTCGGGCGCATTGCGGACGTACTTCGGCGGGAATGCCTCCGTCGCGGTTGCTGTTTGCAGCCCTCGCCGCCGCTCTCGTTCTTCCGAGTTGCGCCTGGCATCATCGCGGCCCGAGGCCCGGACAACTCACGCTCGGTATGGTCACCGACGTGGGAGGCCTCGGCGACCGATCCTTCAACGACTCCGCGTACCGCGGGTTGCTCGCGTCGCAGGCACGGCTCGGTGCGTACATCCAGGTTCTGCAGTCGCGCTCCGCCGCCGATTACCAACCGAACTTGAGCGCGCTTTCGAACCTGCATTTCGACATGATCTACGCAATCGGATTTCTCATGAGCCGCGATCTGGACGAAGTCGCGCAAGCCAATCCGTCGCAGCACTATGCGATCATCGATGCGGTGGTTCCAGATCCGAACGTCGTCTCCGTGACGTTCAAAGAGGAGGACGGATCGTTCCTCGCGGGAGCGCTCGCGGCCATGGTGTCGCGAACCCATCACATCGCGTTTCTCGGCGGCCAAGACATTCCGCTGCTGGAGAAATTCGAGGCTGGGTTCGTCGCGGGCGCGCACGAGGTCGATCCGCGCACGCGCGTCGACGTCAAGTACGTCGGCAGCTTCGACGACGTCGCAGCCGGCAAAGAGCTGACGGATCTTCTCTTCGACGACGGCGCCGACATCGTCTATGCGGCCGCCGGCAAGGCGACGCTCGGTGCCATCGATTCGGTGAAGCAGCGCACCGGCGACTACGTCATCGGCGTCGACTCGGACCAAGACGGGCTCGCACCGGGAAAAATTCTCACGTCGATGGTCAAGAAAGTGAACGTCGCGGTCTTCGACGTCGCCAAAGCCATTCAAAGCGGACATCCGTTAACCGGCCATCTCGTGCTCGGCCTCAAGCAACACGCGATCGGTCTCACGGATTTTCGATACACGAAGGCAGCCATCGGTCCTACGCGACTCGCCCGTCTCGCGCGCATCGAGCGCGCCATCGAAGACGGCAGGATATCGCCGCCGTACACGCGCGCAGGCGAAGCCACGTTCCGCCGGGTGCCGCTGCCATGACGGCGCCGGTACTGCGGCTGCGGGGCATTCGCAAAGCCTTTCCGGGCGTCGTCGCCGTCGACGGCGTCGACCTGGATCTCTTCGCGGGCGAGATACACGCGCTCGTCGGCGAGAACGGCGCGGGAAAGTCGACGCTCGCCGCCATCGCGTTCGGCGAGCTGCGGCAGGACGCCGGAACGGTCGAAGCGCACGGCAGCGTCGGGCTCGTTCACCAGCACTTCGAGCTCGTCGGCAGGCTGCGCGTCTGGCAGAACGTCTTGCTCGGTCGCGAGCCGCGCCGCGGCTGGCGCGTCGATGCTGCTGCGGCGCGCGCGCGCGTCCGCGACCTCGCCGCGGCAAACAACTTGATCGTCGACCCGGACGCGTTCGTCGACCAGCTGCCCATCGGCGTTCAGCAGCGGGTAGAGCTGCTGCGCGAGCTGGAGCGCGAACCCACGGTACTACTGCTCGACGAGCCGACGGCGGCGCTCGCTCCGGCGGAGATCGAGGGGTTCTTTGCGACCATCGTCGCGCTCGCGCGGCGCGGCACGTCGGTTTTGATCGTCACGCACAAACTCCAGGAGGTTATCTCGTACAGCGCGCGCGTCAGCGTGATGCGCCACGGGAAGATCGTCGCGGCGATGCAAACCGAAGGCACGAGCATCGACGAGATCGCGCAAGCGATGGTGGGCGGAGAACTTCCGAAGGTCGCCCAGCGAAAGCAGACGACGCTCGAACCGTGTCTCTGCGTTGAAGGGCTGCGTGCCGGTACGGCAGTCGGCGGCGCAAGCGATATCTCACTCGACGTTCGCGCGGGAGAGATCGTGGGGATCGCCGGGGTCGAGGGCAACGGGCAGACTGCGCTCGCCGACGCCATCGCCGGAATGATTCCGTATCGCGGTACCGTGCGGCTCGCATCCCGCACTCCGGCAAAGACGCGGGCAGCGATGGGGGTCATTCCGCAGGACCGGCACGTCGAAGGCCTGATCTTGAACTTCACGGTCGTCGAGAACGCGATTCTCGGACGTCAAAACCGCCCCGGCGTTCGCCACGGGGCCTTCCTCGACAAGGCGCGCGCGCGAAGCGACGCGCGCGCAATCGTCGAACGCTTCGACGTTCGCGCCGCGTCGCTCGACGTGAAAGTGCGCACTCTCTCCGGCGGAAACCAGCAGAAGCTGCTCGTCGGGCGCGCGCTCATCGACGGGCCGCCGTTCGTGCTGGCCTACAACCCGACGCGAGGCATCGACGTGGGCGCCGCCGCACTCGTTCAGTCGCGGCTCATCGAAGCGCGTAACGCCGGTACGGCGGTGCTGCTCATCTCCTTCGACCTGGACGAGATCCTCGCGCTGGCCGACCGCGTGATCGTTATGTATCGCGGAGAGATCGCCGGTGAGTTCGACCGCGCGAGCGTCGACCGCGGCGTCATCGGTCGCCTCATGGCGGGGTCTCGATGAAGCGCGCTATCGCATTCCTGTCCGGCCCGTTCGGCGCCGTCGCGCTCGTCGTCGTGCTGATGTCGATCGCAATGATGATTGCCGGCACGAGCCCGATCGACGGCTTTCGCGCGCTGATTCTCGGCTCTCTCGGCGGGCGCAGTCAGCTCGGCGAAACGCTCGTCGCCACGACCGCACTGCTCTTCCCGTCGCTCGGCGTTGCATTCGCGTTCCGCGCCGGGCTGTTCAACATCGGAGCCGAAGGACAACTGCTCGTAGGCGGGATGCTGGCCGGCGCCGCAGGCGCGGCATTCGTCATGCCGCCGTTCGCGGCCATCGTCGTCATGCTCGCGCTGGGCGCGGTCGGCGGCGGGCTCTGGGGCGCGATCGCAGGGTGGATGAAGGCGAAGCTGCATGCAAGCGAGATTATCTCGACGCTGATGCTCAACTTCGTTGCGCAGTACGTCACGCTCTATCTCGTTAGCGGTCCGCTCAAGGGGCCCGCGGCGACGGGTGCCGAGACGGCGTGGCTGCCGGCGAGCTATTGGCTGCCGACGCTGCTCCCACACACGCGCCTGTCGATCGCATTGCTTCTCGCCGCCGCGATCGCCGTCGCTCTGCAGTTCCTCTTCGCGCGCACGGTGTTCGGGTACGATTTGCGCGCCGCCGGTGAAGCGCCGGAAGCGGCGCGCCGCAACGGCGTGAACCTGCCGCGCTTGACGTGGCTCGCGCTCGCGATCTCGGGTGCGATCGCCGGCGTCGGCGGCGCGACGATCGTCACGGGCGAGCTGCACCGCTTCAACACGCAGCTCTCGCCGGGGTACGGCTTCATCGCAATCGCCGTCGCGCTCGTCGGCGATCTCGATCCGATAAAAGTGTGCTTTGCCTCGTTTCTCTTCGGCATTCTCGAAGCCGGAGGCCTCGCGATGCAGGCGAGCGCGCAGGTCCCCAAGGACGCGATCCACGTCATCGAAGGGCTGATCATCCTCGTGCTGGCGGCGCGCCGCTACGTCGCGCAACGCAGCGAGCGGGTTGCGGAGGCTGCGGCGAGCGTATGACGGAGCTGCTATTGACGCTCTTGCTGCTGACGCTGGTGAAGTCGGCGCCGATCATCTACGCCGCACTCGGCGGCGTGATTTCGGAACGCTCGGGCGTCATCAACATCGGCCTAGAGGGCATGATGGCCGCCGGCGCGTTCGCCGCAGTCGTCGCGTCGTATTTTGCAAACGACGGCGTCGTGGGACTGGTCGCCGGCGTTGCCGCAGGCGCCTTCGTCGGTCTCGTGCTGGCAATCGCGGCGACGAAATTCAAAGT
This genomic window from Candidatus Dormiibacterota bacterium contains:
- a CDS encoding glutathione S-transferase N-terminal domain-containing protein gives rise to the protein MTKTDIVLYQAEWCPYCARVRSAMTDLLLDYTIVNVPRDHSERTLLQETFGTTGIPSMVDGDVKIADDDDAIIGYVHKKYVR
- a CDS encoding MT-A70 family methyltransferase, which codes for MARKKDGAACAPPNKNRKHLTRLAKRNVAESHDKLPPFPDRTYDIVYADPPWFYYGSQIKDAAAAKHYPLMTQEALAALPLRSIMSKRAALFLWATGPRLNFAVDLIARWGLHYRGVAYVWVKANRQGKIIRGQGIPPTFTKPTTEFVLAATTMPAGRPFPLLDLRQGQVVLEPRAEHSRKPAVFRSLIGQLCGDRTRIELFAREVSPGWDCWGPEIGKFGLP
- a CDS encoding DUF4870 domain-containing protein; translated protein: MSDALTADERNWAMFANLAGLFLLSHIPFANIVAPLLVYLKARDQHWPFALQHARASLNFQITFTLGMILGIVLAFASCGGAVIALVAEGNRIESAGPPFAFLFWLFAWIAVLLVAVVANVIACVLGAIAASNGRAFHYPAIRFVS
- a CDS encoding BMP family ABC transporter substrate-binding protein, translated to MLFAALAAALVLPSCAWHHRGPRPGQLTLGMVTDVGGLGDRSFNDSAYRGLLASQARLGAYIQVLQSRSAADYQPNLSALSNLHFDMIYAIGFLMSRDLDEVAQANPSQHYAIIDAVVPDPNVVSVTFKEEDGSFLAGALAAMVSRTHHIAFLGGQDIPLLEKFEAGFVAGAHEVDPRTRVDVKYVGSFDDVAAGKELTDLLFDDGADIVYAAAGKATLGAIDSVKQRTGDYVIGVDSDQDGLAPGKILTSMVKKVNVAVFDVAKAIQSGHPLTGHLVLGLKQHAIGLTDFRYTKAAIGPTRLARLARIERAIEDGRISPPYTRAGEATFRRVPLP
- a CDS encoding DUF92 domain-containing protein; this translates as MTQIALAAVASFAIASLAYAFRALSPSGAVAAFAIGTIVFAIGGWPAAAVLLAFFISASLLSRIGVRRKRGLVDWGKQGARDARQVLANGGVAAACLALSPFLAAPLLLAFAAALAAATADTWATEIGTLARRARSVLTFRPISSGISGGVSVPGTIAQLGGAAFVAYVGYAVHLTPFWPVAIAGVVGSLFDSVLGGSVQALRWCPACARPCETNPHVCGTPTTMFRGLSWVDNDAVNFLSTLVGAGVAVLVARHWPSLW
- a CDS encoding ABC transporter permease, producing the protein MKRAIAFLSGPFGAVALVVVLMSIAMMIAGTSPIDGFRALILGSLGGRSQLGETLVATTALLFPSLGVAFAFRAGLFNIGAEGQLLVGGMLAGAAGAAFVMPPFAAIVVMLALGAVGGGLWGAIAGWMKAKLHASEIISTLMLNFVAQYVTLYLVSGPLKGPAATGAETAWLPASYWLPTLLPHTRLSIALLLAAAIAVALQFLFARTVFGYDLRAAGEAPEAARRNGVNLPRLTWLALAISGAIAGVGGATIVTGELHRFNTQLSPGYGFIAIAVALVGDLDPIKVCFASFLFGILEAGGLAMQASAQVPKDAIHVIEGLIILVLAARRYVAQRSERVAEAAASV
- a CDS encoding ATP-binding cassette domain-containing protein; translation: MTAPVLRLRGIRKAFPGVVAVDGVDLDLFAGEIHALVGENGAGKSTLAAIAFGELRQDAGTVEAHGSVGLVHQHFELVGRLRVWQNVLLGREPRRGWRVDAAAARARVRDLAAANNLIVDPDAFVDQLPIGVQQRVELLRELEREPTVLLLDEPTAALAPAEIEGFFATIVALARRGTSVLIVTHKLQEVISYSARVSVMRHGKIVAAMQTEGTSIDEIAQAMVGGELPKVAQRKQTTLEPCLCVEGLRAGTAVGGASDISLDVRAGEIVGIAGVEGNGQTALADAIAGMIPYRGTVRLASRTPAKTRAAMGVIPQDRHVEGLILNFTVVENAILGRQNRPGVRHGAFLDKARARSDARAIVERFDVRAASLDVKVRTLSGGNQQKLLVGRALIDGPPFVLAYNPTRGIDVGAAALVQSRLIEARNAGTAVLLISFDLDEILALADRVIVMYRGEIAGEFDRASVDRGVIGRLMAGSR
- the rocF gene encoding arginase, giving the protein MNRVDVVGVPMDLGASRRGVDMGPSAVRYARLHDRLTALGIQRVVDHGNLYVPIREAMQSGDQQVRYYDVIDEVCGRLAGVVERVVRDGGLPVVLGGDHSIAMGTLAGLRAAYERPAGLIWIDAHADINSPDSSRTGNVHGMPLWFALERGDARAEQTVLIGLRDVDEAEKRILRERGIRAFSMTEVDRFGMARVMEEALRIAGADDRPMHVSFDLDGIDPSEAPGTGTPVKGGLSYREGHLAMEMLAETGRLGSMEMVEINPILDRSNQTASLAVGLVCSGLGKSIL
- a CDS encoding DUF5069 domain-containing protein, which gives rise to MSVPDLRRGPPRRWSESLGQIRWLPRLIDKARAAIDGKLGDYFYGQSPMDRALLRELRIGHREFARIVSNAPADGDVLAALQARSPEGVRAARIWSDALVRRQAPFLFVIDLDDGYLGRRWMPVRVPLRWGSAAFARAIKVLWPSRAVDGL